In the Chthonomonadales bacterium genome, GCCCGAGGTTGCGTGCCGTATTCGCTTTTCCGGCGCCGGGATCCTGCGATCTGGCGACCGAGCCCCGGAGGCAGGTGGAGGTGCTCCCCCGTGTCAGCGTTTCGCGTGTGCCCTGCCGCGGCCGCGGCGATCTGCGCGCTCGTCGCGTGCCTTGCCGCTCCCGCCGCGGCGCAGCGCACGCCCGTCACCGTCGATGACCTTCGCCGCGCCTTCTACGACTACGACGCCGCGCTGCCCTTGCGCGCCACCGCGAAGCCTGGTCCGACGCCGAAGGGCGAATCGGAGGCGCAGAGGGCGCTCAGGAAGCGCTACCTGGTGGCGTTCGACAGCGCACACGACCAGCGCGTGCCCGCGATCGTGGCGATCCCGAGCAAGGTGCGCCCGCCGTACCCTGCGGTCGTGCTGCTGGCCGGCTCGGGCGGGCACAAGGACACCGACTACATACGCATCGCCTCCGACATGCTGTGCACGCTTGGCATCGCGACGATCTCGATCGACGCGCAGTACCATGGGGCGCGCGCGCGAAAAGGTCGGACCGGCGACATCCACTTCGTCAACAGCGTAACGAACCGCGATGCCTGGGTCCAGACCGTGATCGATCTGCGGCGTGCGATCGACTACCTGCTGGCGCGCGGCGACGTGGATCGCGAGCGGATCGGGTTTCTTGGGTTCAGCCAGGGGGCGATGATCGGGGGTACGTTGCTGGGTGTGGAACCGCGCGTCGCGGTGGCCTGCCTGGCGGTGCCGGGGGCCGGGCTCGAGGAGTGGGCGAAGCACATGAAGCTGCCCGCTGGCGGCGACGCGCACACGATGGTGGTCAGCGCCGCCATCGTCGACCCAATTCACTTCGTGGGCCGCTTCGCGCCCCGGCCGCTGCTCGTGCTGGCTGCGCGACGCGATGGGCTAATACCCCGGTCCGCCACGGAGGCGCTGCTGGCGGCGGCGGGGGCCTCGACGCAAGTCGTCTGGTACAACTCAGGGCACATCCTGCCACCCACGGCCCTGGTGACCGACGCGCGCCAGTTCTTCGCTACACGGCTCGCCCGCCCAGGTCGGCCGTGAGGGCGCCGCCGTCGGCCAGCAGCGCAAGCTCCGCGGCCGCGTCGCCGGCTCTGCTCACCAGCGCCACGCGAAGGCGCTCCCCCAGCGCGTCACTCCCCTCGTACACCCGCAGCACCTCGCGGAAGCGCACATACTCCAGCCACGCGTCGCGAAGGCACTCGACCGCCAGGCCGGCGGCGCCGCGCAGGAAGTAGGCGTCCGCGAGCCACAGGTTCGTCTCGATGCTCTCGTGCAGCATCCCGATCGTCATATCGTTCTCCGTGCCCTCGTGGCGGCTCTCGCGCGGCTCCATAGCGATCATGACGTCTGTTGCCTCCAGGCCCGCTCCTCGCGGTGGAGGGCCGCGGGCGGGCGCTGGTGTATACTAGCGTGACGCGCCGGAAAGGCGACACAGGTAGCTAATCGCGCCGCGGCGCCCAGGCCGGAAAACGGGCTTCGGCGCTCCTCTCCTCATCCATGACGGCGCGTACCACCGGTCCGGGTCGCTCTGCGCCTTCGGTGGCCCGTTTCCGCTTCGGGCTCCGGCGGGCGAGTGGCTGAGTGACGCACGAGGAGACGGCTTTTGAGTGCAGGCGACGCGCAAGGTCTCCAGCCGCTGACACGCGCCTATGGGCGCGACCCCGCCGTCGAGGCCCAGATCGTCGAGGGGCTGCGCGGCGCGCCCGAGGGGATGGCGCGTCGCGCGGCCCTGCCGGCGGACGCGCCGGGCGGCCTTCGAGAGGAGGCCGTGGTGGGACTGGTACGGGCGATGGTACGTCGGGGGGACGAGCCCGCCGCCTGGACGCTGATCGAGGCGCTCACGGTGCGCGTTGACCGGACCCTGATGGGCCACGCCTGGCGGCTCTTGCCCGGCTCCCGGGACGGGCGCGAGGAGCTGCTGGACGCCATCGTGACGGGGCTCTACGTGGTCTGGCATAGCCTGGAGCCGGCTCATGAGTTCTGGGAGGTTCGGTTCGGGCTCTGCCTGAAGCGATTCATCATGGACACCGCGAAGCGGCACCGCCTGGTCGGCCAGCGCGAGGTCCATCCCGAGCCCCGCGGCGGCATGGAGGACGAAGCGCCGGACCCCTATCCGAGCGAGTTCCCGGACCCGAATGCGGCGGATCCGTTCCAGGGCGCACTGCTGGCCACCGCGCTGATGGCGATCCCGGAGCCCTATCGCATGGCGTTCTACCTGCGCCGGATGGAGCAGTGGGATGCGGAGAGCATCGCCGCGCACATGAAGGTCACCTCCCGAACCGTGCGAAACTACCTGCGCCGTG is a window encoding:
- a CDS encoding sigma-70 family RNA polymerase sigma factor, whose protein sequence is MSAGDAQGLQPLTRAYGRDPAVEAQIVEGLRGAPEGMARRAALPADAPGGLREEAVVGLVRAMVRRGDEPAAWTLIEALTVRVDRTLMGHAWRLLPGSRDGREELLDAIVTGLYVVWHSLEPAHEFWEVRFGLCLKRFIMDTAKRHRLVGQREVHPEPRGGMEDEAPDPYPSEFPDPNAADPFQGALLATALMAIPEPYRMAFYLRRMEQWDAESIAAHMKVTSRTVRNYLRRADDALQIWRGGETGTA
- a CDS encoding acetylxylan esterase, producing the protein MSAFRVCPAAAAAICALVACLAAPAAAQRTPVTVDDLRRAFYDYDAALPLRATAKPGPTPKGESEAQRALRKRYLVAFDSAHDQRVPAIVAIPSKVRPPYPAVVLLAGSGGHKDTDYIRIASDMLCTLGIATISIDAQYHGARARKGRTGDIHFVNSVTNRDAWVQTVIDLRRAIDYLLARGDVDRERIGFLGFSQGAMIGGTLLGVEPRVAVACLAVPGAGLEEWAKHMKLPAGGDAHTMVVSAAIVDPIHFVGRFAPRPLLVLAARRDGLIPRSATEALLAAAGASTQVVWYNSGHILPPTALVTDARQFFATRLARPGRP